Proteins from a single region of Oryza brachyantha chromosome 6, ObraRS2, whole genome shotgun sequence:
- the LOC102709750 gene encoding protein MICROTUBULE BINDING PROTEIN 2C: protein MLDQSTRPPETAPGGDGGGGDGRSVDRVLFKNLVEMVPLVESLMDRRSNPSYSRRASMVYTPAPAKKNADLKGAKSPQSVSVKKRRDPGETGKKSTTDSNGENGTVAPISLLGGENKPKDKDEIVLLRDQIEELQKTLLEKEEALKSAESSVSEMNALYSTVDELRRQVAEKEALIKSTNSQLHNAKIMLADKQASLEKLEWEVRTSNKKVEDLQGDVSNMEFEIGSLMALFEKISENVSGDLQDGSLPSSYELESLQSASEIDKIEVEKIEQERVTYAGALAAARENPNEEHLNLAAEARLKLQVLVL, encoded by the exons ATGCTCGACCAATCCACCAGGCCGCCGGAGACGGCccccggcggcgatggcggcggcggcgacgggaggagCGTGGATCGGGTGTTGTTCAAGAACCTGGTCGAGATGGTGCCGCTCGTGGAGTCGCTCATG GACCGGAGGTCGAACCCGTCGTACTCGAGGCGCGCGTCGATGGTGtacacgccggcgccggccaagAAG AACGCGGATTTAAAAGGTGCAAAGTCACCGCAAAGTGTGTCGGTGAAAAAGAGGAGAGATCCTGGAGAGACGGGCAAGAAGAGCACCACGGATTCCAACGGTGAGAATGGCACCGTTGCGCCGATAAGTCTGTTGGGAGGAGAAAATAAACCCAAGGACAAGGATGAGATTGTTTTGCTACGCGACCAGATTGAAGAGCTGCAGAAGACACTTCTTGAGAAAGAGGAAGCACTGAAATCCGCTGAGAGTTCGGTGAGTGAGATGAATGCATTATATTCGACTGTTGATGAGCTGAGACGCCAGGTCGCCGAGAAAGAAGCACTGATCAAATCTACCAATTCTCAGTTGCACAATGCAAAG ATTATGCTTGCAGACAAGCAAGCATCATTAGAGAAATTAGAATGGGAGGTGAGGACATCAAATAAGAAAGTAGAAGATCTTCAAGGGGATGTCTCTAATATGGAATTTGAGATAGGTTCATTGATGgcattatttgaaaaaatttcgGAGAACGTTTCAGGTGATCTCCAAGATGGTAGCTTGCCATCATCTTATGAATTAGAGTCACTTCAATCAGCG AGCGAAATCGACAAGATTGAGGTTGAGAAGATAGAGCAAGAAAGGGTTACATATGCCGGAGCTCTTGCTGCAGCAAGAGAGAACCCAAACGAGGAGCATCTGAATTTAGCTGCAGAGGCACGGTTAAAACTGCAGGTCCTTGTGCTATGA
- the LOC102710031 gene encoding classical arabinogalactan protein 11-like encodes MSRATIVILFSILAFAVISEAAQAPAESPRASNGATPAKAPATIAPAPRKAGPPPTAATAPTTKSSEAPVVAGSEASSPPEPSAAVAGPTPDGPAADVADADNSGAAALRTGAAIAGVATAVATIIFY; translated from the coding sequence ATGTCGCGTGCCACGATCGTCATCCTCTTCTCCATCCTCGCTTTTGCCGTCATTAGTGAGGCGGCACAAGCCCCAGCAGAGTCGCCAAGGGCATCAAATGGCGCCACCCCTGCCAAGGCACCGGCTACTATCGCACCGGCACCGAGGAAGGCCGGACCAccacccaccgccgccaccgcaccgACCACTAAGAGCTCTGAGGCACCTGTGGTTGCTGGGAGCGAGGCATCCAGCCCCCCTGAGCCATCTGCTGCCGTGGCAGGCCCCACCCCCGATGGACCTGCTGCTGATGTGGCCGACGCCGATAACTCAGGTGCTGCTGCTCTCCGAACCGGTGCTGCCATCGCCGGCGTAGCTACTGCCGTTGCCACAATCATCTTCTACTAA